The genomic window CACCTTGGCGATGACCTTGGGCAGTAGGAtgtaaataactcccacaagcttagcgttccaataacgGAACACAAGGCATAAACTAAACAGGAAGAAGGCAAGTCTGTGTGAATATGGTCAACTCCAAGACTCAAGATTCTAATGTGGATACTGCTGCGGAATTCCTGGTAAATGCGCTGATTTAATAAAGTCTTCGGTTTATCCAAACGGGCTACACAAATGATTAATCCAAACTCCAAAGCCCTAGAAAGAACAGGCGGGGCCCAGTTTCCCGAAGTGTTCCAACCACTTTTTCAGCAACAGTCACCTGCTTGGCTACGAGCCTCCGGACCGCCGCGCGCTAGCTGGTCCGCCCCACGGGGGCCACGCACCGGGTTCCGCGTCCCTGCGAGGCGGCACCTCCTGGGCCCGGCAGCGCTGAGCACCTGGGAACCGCGCACCGAGAGCCCGACGGGGAGGTGGTTAGCTGGAACCGGCTCCTCCAGGCGGCCTCGCCCACTGCAATGCAATCTGGGTGGTTTTTCCAggtccctccctgcctccttccgcGCCCAGTCCCTGCCCCCGCGACGCCCGAGGGCCTGGACAGGTGGCTCGGAGTTACCGGGGCTAGGGAGAAGCGAGGCCACTGCAGCAAGCCTGCCGGAATCCATTTATGACTCCGCACTCCGAAGTCCAGGACAAGGAAGCACCCAACTCTGGAACTCAAGCAGCGGACGAGGGAGGTCTCGAACGCCGTCGCAGCGCTGCGAGTGTGGGACCCTGGCCTTCGCCCGCTCTAAGGGGACGCGAGCTGCTACCCGCATCACGGGAGGCCCCGCCTCCGCCTGCACCTTCTCCTGCCAGGAAACGAGATGGCACGGGCCTCGGGCTCCTCTCCCCCCGTCCCGGGAGCCTGAACCCCCAGTGGGAAAGCCGGGCCTCCAGCTTCCCTTGACACGCGTTCTGAAAGGATTTGTACCCGGAGTGGGTTCGGCAGGGATAGGTGCATGGTTGCCCGTTTCACATCATGAATATGAACGGGGCTGGACACCTGGAGCCGAATTAGTAATACTTCAGACAGAATTCTGTTCCCAAGAACAAATCGCTTTGAGATGTATAACCCGAGAAAACTTCACCCGTAGCGCTTTTCTCTCTAAAATGTCAACAAGACCCAACAACATACTGCCACAGATGTGGTGGCTGGGGGTGATGGTGGGGGGGCACGAGCCTCTGGCAGACCAAGCTGAGGTAGAGCAAGGAAGGTTGTTTGGGAGCTTGGTCAACACACTCCAATACAATAACAAACGCATGAGCAGAGGGAATGGGATCAGGGCGCAGAACCTGGGAAGAAGCCTGCTTGGCCCGAATTAAGAAAACTTTTATTAGGCATGCGGTTAGATGCTTTTCATTTGGGGCCCAaggcaaataaaagaaaatgggccCCAGCCCTGGAGATTGTTCCAGCTTCAAACTAGCAGCCTGGACCAAACCAGACAGAGCATTTAGAGTTGAGAGAAAAACGAGCGGGCTCCATTGTGCCCGAGTTTCCTTGCAGGGTCCCCCAGCTGCTTTGCGCGCGGTGAGTAACTGCGTCCTGGGGCGTGACTAGGTGGCTGGGCGTCCAGCCCGGGGCGTCCGGCTCTGCCGTGCGCCGGGTTCCTCTCCGGAAGGTGGGCACTGCGGCGCGTTTGGGAAGAGCGTGCACCCGGGCTCCGGCCAGGAGAAGGGGAGGGCTCGCAGGATTTCTCCTGATGTTTGCACTGAAAGGTGTGTTAGCTCGGGAGCGGCTTTTCCGGGGATCGGCAGTTGCccctgccacctcctggctgcgGTTGGCAGGTCCCTCCCTCAGCGGTTCGTCCTCCACCGGCGCCGCGCCCTGGGCAGCTCCGCGCCCCGGGCCTCACCTCTAGCCTCCTTTCGCCTCCCTGTATCTGGCCTTTTCGCTTGACCCTTCAGAACCTTCGGCTTCGTTCCCCGCAGCCGGTATTCTCCGAGTCCCCCCGCCCCGCACCTCTCAGTGGGGACCCCTCCCCCCAGCGACTCCGCGACCTTTAGCTCTCCGAGCCCTTTTCCCGTCTGGCCTCGTCTACCCTCTGGATGGCAACCGCCTCTTCCCCGCCCCTCgcgcctccccctcctcctctctcgcCCTGGCCTCTCCATTCATCCAGCCATTGTCTCCCGccccttcttccccctccccaagCGGCCTCCTCCCCCACCGCTGCCACGTCGTGGTTTGAAGGAGCCAATGGGCCGGCGCCGCCAGGTGTCTCTTACCTGCACCacgtgggggagggggaaggggcgGGCAGGTAGAGCCACATCCCAAAACAGAAAAGCTTTCAGCCATTGCGTGCCTCCCGGGGGTGCAGCATTGCTCCAGGCTTTTTGCATAGACGCCCGGGCAACTGAATACAAAAAGGGCAGGCCTCCTGCGCCCTCCTTCCCACCCCCCTTCCTGCCCTGGGCGTGGAGCACCGGCCAGGTGTGGGCTTGGGTGGTTGGTTACCGCCTTTTGCAGTAGCAGCAGCGAGGAGGGGGGGTGGgcgctctttctttttctcttagaaGAGGGTTTAGCACAGGTTTTTTCGTTCTCACTTCCACCCCGCCTTACCTCCTCCTGACCCccccccttctccccctccccacctaTCGTCATGACGGCCTCTCCGGATTACTTGGTGGTGCTTTTTGGGATCACTGCTGGGGCCACCGGGGCCAAGCTAGGCTCGGATGAGAAGGAGCTGATCCTGCTGTTCTGGAAAGTGGTGGATCTGGCCAACAAGAAGGTATTTCTTCACGTTTTCGTCTAAATGCAAGGAATGGGGCAAGAAGTTTGTAGTAGAGGTTTGGGCGGGGAGGGGGGTGGAGGTAGGTAAATAAGTGCTCTTGTTTGCCCCCTTGTGAGTCTGGACCCGCGGCCTAGGGAAGCTAGAGTAAAACCAAACTTGTTGGCCAACTGCCTTGGAGCCATTTCAGCCCTCCGCAACCTGGCTCAGGTGGGGAGGCCAGCGCTACCGAGAATGGTTCTTTGGCCGTCGGGGGACGCCCCGCCGAGACGAGGTGGGGTCTCGGAGGCCCCGGGATCCACTTCCAGGGCCTTTCCGACCTATCgggtggggggtggggcgggggggcagGAACGCACTGGAGCCGATGGCGAGTCAAGAGCTTTGATTCTGCGTCCGGACCCCTAGAGAGGCGCGGGTCCCCCCAGCAGGGGAGCGAGGGTGGAGGGTGCAGAAAGCAGCTCCGAAATTGAGGGAAACTGACCCCTGCTTCTTTACCTTCGGAGGTGGGACAGTTGCACGAAGTACTAGTTAGACCGGATCAGTTGGAACTGACGGAGGACTgcaaagaagaaactaaaatagACGTCGAAAGCCTGTCCTCGGCGTCGCAGCTGGACCAAGCCCTCCGACAGGTGACAGCCCCGGGTCACGccgcccaccccagcctgggcccaaCCCCACCGCACCCTACGCCCTCTCAGGGCGGCCCACGCGTGTTCCCGGAGCAGGGTGGCAAGACTCCCGCCCGGCCGCGTGGGTGGGAGCCCCGTCTGAGGGCCGGAGCGCACCGTTTGGGCGGGGGTCGCTGCTTCTCTTCACCTCCCGGCCCCAAGGGTTTGGGACCGACATTCACTAGTTTTCGAGTTGCTTCCAGAGTAGTTACTGGAGCGGGAGAGTCAGCTCCATTTTGCCAATTGATTGACGTGCGGAGTTTGAATCCTAGCGCCCCCATCTCCAGGTCCAGACCCTAGACGCGCCGCTCCCCTGCGGGGTTTGGGCCCACAGCCTTCGGGCAGAGGGCGCTGTGGCGTAGACGTCCAGGCGGGCCCGCGGGTGTGCAAGAAGTAGCACGGTTTGGGTCGGAACTTGAAGGTGCCTGCCTGGTTTCAGGCTTCTGAACTCCCAACGAAAGGCTCGGTCCGTCGTTATTTCTTTAGTGGCCTTGGTCCCAGGACCAGGGAGGTTTTTGAGGTCCGAACGTGCAAGGCTGCCCGTTGGGTCACTGCGGAACTGATGGAATCCCCTTATTAGGACTGAGGTGACCTAAAAACCGGCTGTTCCGGGGTGCTGACGGGTGCCGGATCGGGTAGGGCGGGGTGCTAAACCTGTGCACAGATGAATGCTCTGCGCTCTCATGACCTCTGCCCTAGCACACGAGCCTCGAGTTATAGGAGAAAGCTATCCTTTCTGGGGTGTATTCATCCAAGACTTTTTTCCAGATCTGTATACCCAGTACCCGTATTTGTTTATCAGAAGCTGGGGTCTTAAGCCTGGCacatccaaacaaacaaaaagtaacacTAAGGAATGATGTAATCTGAAGGCAACCTGCTGATGAGATGAGACATCTGACTTAAGTCTTGAgtgaatttttttgtaaaaacagaaGGGAGAATGCATTGACAAGTTTCTCCTGGGCGCGAACTGCGGATTGATTGGAAAGCTTCCCTACCTCGAGGAAGTAAGGAGGTTTGTGGGAAAGGAGTCTGTCTTTCCAAGGTTGCCCCAGCACCGGTGTCCCCCATCAGGGCCCTTATCTCAGTTTTCTCTGGCTATCGCCAAGCGGAGTTACTTTGCAGAGTTTCTAAATGGTGCATCAGTTGCATCCCTGTGTGTATCTTGTTCTTGCAGTTTAACCAGTCAGTGAGCAATGAACTGAATATTGGAGTAGGgacttctttctgtctctgtactGATGGGCAGCTTCATGTCAGGCAAATCCTGCATCCTGAGGCTTCCAAGAAGGTAAGAGTGCTggcttctggaaaaaaaaaatggttggaCCTTTGGGGTGactggaagtttttaaaaatttttggtttaTTCAAGTTTCtcggtttttaaaaatatgcatataggGAGTTATTTTAATgagtacagaatttcagtttgggaagatgaaaaatctctggaaatggatggtggtTATGGTTGCAAAATATGTTAATGTACTTAATGTTTTACTGAAccatactcttaaaaattattaaaatgtaaatctggTGTTATGTATATACAAAGATACTCTTGGGTAACTTAAAATAGTCTCTTTATGTCCAATTTTCAAGATGCATGACACTCTCCCTTTCCCAAAGCTAATATGGAGTGTGaatttttgacatttaaaataactatagaGAGGAAAGAACTATTTTTAGTATGTCATAATATTCCCATTTGTGTTGAAAATcctagaaaggaaggaaaaaagaattaaaccTTTAAAGTTGTATTTCTAATCATTTCATTAAAAAGGCTACTTAAATAAGACAACGTTGTATCTAGTGAAACCACAATCGTAGCACTCTTCACTTTGTCTGATTTTAAGTAAATGTTCAAAACTGATTCTTGCATCAAAACAAAAGGGTCACCCTCATCTTTtacctttgctcatttttctgaCATAGAGAGGATTACAGAGTGAGAGAAATATAGTCTTACTATAGGTAAAATGTGATTTCTCTCCCTGGATAAATACCAAGAGGCTGTGGGAAAAGGAACAGCAGCGGCAACCCACCCAGTGTAGCCAATCATTGCTAATACACTGTCTCTTAACAACTTAAATTAGTTTGAGCTGTAACTTTTTATTGTGGTAGGCAGGCACTGAGCTTGAAAAGATGGAAGTAGAATATATTTAGGTACCTGTATGAGGCAAAGCTTGCAATGAAAGATGTAGACTGACAAATGACCCAGGCAAGTAAGCACAGATTTTATTTCGTTTAATATATTAtgacaattttaaaagtttgaaggAGTAACTCAAGTTCTTATGTCTTCAGGAAATCTCTCCTTTTATATGAGTCTTAGTAATTATTTGATAAAAggggaagaatttttttaaaaaattaaatgctagACTAGTTGCTACATCCTTACCAGAAATAGTGATAAGTAAGGATTACTTTTTTCCTCCCAGACTCACATGACAGAAGGACAAGACTTAATCTTTTCTGTTGGGCCAGAGGAAAATAGCTGTTTTCATTATTTAGGTGGACTACTTTGGGTATAGGAAAACATCTGGAGAAAAAGTAAGACTTTTTCCTCAGCCACTACTATTAGGATTTTGATTAAATACAGAAACTAAAACAATTTTATAGTGAAAGTAATCCTGTATATTCATTAAAGGGAAAATGGCAAAACATGAAATAATCCTGCCACTCAATACATTAAAATGTTCTTCTCTAACATGAACATGTTTGGATATATTCTTCCAGAATTCTGTAGACAAGCATTATTTACAAAGAGCATTCATACTGCATAAGCCTTTTAGCCTACATTATTTAATAGAACATCAACATTGTTATAAGCACTAAATAAAATACTCAGTATTTTAAATGGACACAACAACTTAAACTGATTATTGTTGAACATGTGAGTTACTGTCCTTACAAACAGCTTTTAAGTGAGCATCTTTGTAGGTAATAGGCAGGTTTCATGGTTCTTTTAGttgttaacttttttaaaagctgTGACCATGATGCAGCAATACTGATTTCAGAATACAGCATGAATAGGTCACATCTAATAAAATCCAATAGAAGGAACTTGGAGAGGAGACATTTTGCATgaacatttaacatttaaaagtcTTACTTTCCTTGATGTTCTAATgtaaaaatgggtaaaaattcccagcaaattaacacaaacaattttgaaattttaagaaaaatctaaattgagtttttaaaaggaTTATCTTTAAAAGTTATCCAATGCCGAGTTATTTTgttaagaaaacaacaaaagaaacagtaGTGTAATATTTGTCCAGACAATTGTGCTTTGCTTAATAGCCACAGTAGTGGTGCTAATAGCTAAGAATAGCAGTAACaatttctcctttgcctttggGATTtgtgagtttgtttttgtttttgtttgaagtCTAATTTGAGTTCAAAGGTACAGCTACAATATTGGTCAAGAAGACTAATGTGGGACTATTATTTGGCACAAAAATAAGCCTTTTCAGTTAATCAGGAATTTACTATTCTAATCTCACTTACTACTGAAAATATGCATTATTAGAACCCAATAGTTAGAACTACCCAGTTTTACAATCTAATCCTGCATCTGTATGAAAACTGAAAGGGCTGCTAGTGCTGCCTGAAAATACAGATGTTCTAAAATGGTTATGGCTGGAAAAAAGAGTAGTATTAACAGCCAGAAAATATGAAGTATAACAGCCCAAATgtatcacagcttcagaattgtTTCGAATGGAATGCATACTGAAGCACAAACATGGTAATCCACTgccttaaaacaataattttttttcatgagacTGGTACATAGGATCTAATATAGAAACAGgaccaacttttaaaaataaagcaactcttacattaaaatttaaattttttccattgtaaaatatgcttatatttcaatttttaggTTCCTAATTGTAAGAGAAACATTGAACCAAATTCACCTAGTTAACAGTATCTACTTTGTCCTTCCTCAGAATGTACTATTACCTGAATGCTTCTATTCCTTTTTTGATCTTCGAAAAGAATTCAAGAAGTGTTGCCCTAGTTCACCTGATATTGACAAACTGGATGTTGCTGCAATGACAGAGTGTATCCTTTAAATCATTACTCAAGAATCATTTGAAAAGATAGTTCCAGGAAAAAAATGGTAATTCAAGAaactttcaaacattttaaattttgtcagcATATGGATAAAATTGGCCTGTCCAAAATTTGTCTACTCTGCTGAGAAACTAACACAATTATAGACGTCTTTGAAAGTAGTTATAATTAATCAGATGGTTGGATGGATTTGGAGATGGATTTTTTGGTGAGGTGATCACATGTAGAATAGGATTCAGTTTCAGAttatgtaatgtgtgtgtgtgcgctggAGAAAGAACATGAAGACTTCAGTGCAGAGTCTAAGGCCACTTTTTCTTGGTTACTGTGATTTTAGGGTTTATTTTGGCTTCTTTAGAATgaagtcaaataatttttttaattagtggaTATATCCCCTTTACAAACTGCAGTTCACTGGTCCCGCTTTTAGCCTCCCCTGAGTTTTTCAAATACAAGATTATGCTAATTATAATAAGCCATCTTTGAAGATGATAAAATGGGGGTCTGGATTGTTCCCCACATTCTTTAGTtaccaaaataatatatttgatgcATGATATAttgtaaaagtaattttataattacaaatCTATAATCACAAATGACCCATCATCTTACATTCATTAAGTCTTTAAAGTGCTAACTAATAAGCAGGCATGTGCTAATATATCAGATGTAAAGTTGAGTAATTGTTGCCTTGGGTGGCTTCCCAAAAGCCACTGTGAGAGTCATCGTGAAGTTAAAACTAAGTTACCTTCAGTAACTTGTGGGTTGTAGATGCTTATTCCCAAactttctcattcattttcagGAACTAAAGCCTGGTTTTTGTGTTacttcaggattttttttcctgattgaaGTTTGCT from Macaca mulatta isolate MMU2019108-1 chromosome 8, T2T-MMU8v2.0, whole genome shotgun sequence includes these protein-coding regions:
- the LOC144330819 gene encoding uncharacterized protein LOC144330819 isoform X1, with amino-acid sequence MDSGRLAAVASLLPSPGNSEPPVQALGRRGGRDWARKEAGRDLEKPPRLHCSGRGRLEEPVPANHLPVGLSVRGSQVLSAAGPRRCRLAGTRNPVRGPRGADQLARGGPEARSQAALCLLSLGHSSSLQK
- the LOC144330819 gene encoding uncharacterized protein LOC144330819 isoform X2; this encodes MDSGRLAAVASLLPSPGNSEPPVQALGRRGGRDWARKEAGRDLEKPPRLHCSGRGRLEEPVPANHLPVGLSVRGSQVLSAAGPRRCRLAGTRNPVRGPRGADQLARGGPEARSQAAPDTQVEEQPLK